The Gossypium hirsutum isolate 1008001.06 chromosome D02, Gossypium_hirsutum_v2.1, whole genome shotgun sequence region TAAAAAAGCTCAAACTTCCACCATCTCATCTTCTAAAAATCTTTTTGACAGTCGAGATACAACATCTCATAGCTAACATTTGGTTTTGCATAGCAAAATGAAGCATCTTGAGATGGATTTACATTTCATTTACGATCATGTTCAAAGAAAAAATTTGGATGTCACTCACATTCTATGGCCAATCAAATTGTTGACCCACTTACAAAAGCACTCCCCGAAGCAGTCTTCATATCTAACCTCAACAAGTTAGATGTTGTTCCAAGTCATGTGGCACCTAGACTTcttgtttaaactttaaacttgaattttatttgaattaactCTTCTTATTTAGGAGTTTTCTTGATAGTTCATGTATATAAATAGATGTCAcatattttttataaactttactTATTTAGATATtagtttttatgtaaatatttatatatacttgtaatttaatgtaattaaaataatgtatttatTTAGCCTTGTTCAAGTTCATTAGTTATGTAGCAGGTAAACAGTATTCCGGTCGACACGATTAGGCGAAACACATCGATATCATTAACACCAGTCAAAACTTTTACCAGAACGAAaatgtaatttggagttctgatATATTATCGAAACAGAACCTACGGATTGAAATGACTGGTACTAAGTACTATGGATAAAACATGAAGCTTGGAAGCAGAATACAGGTAAGTGGTGCAGtgtcaaataattcaattttgaATCATGGAAGGTCTTCTTTATGGCTAACAGGAAACAGAACGGTTAAAATAATTAGCATTAGAAGCCCATGTTGCCTTTTCAATTCAGTTGCATTGAGTCACAAAACACTTTATAGCTTGATATCTTGTTGATGTGTATCAAGGAGTGGGATAAGGAAGAAGGGAATTAGAAGGTAAGGTTGGAGAGAGAGAGGGGCGAGGTTCACATTAATAATGTAGAGAGCCACTCCTATTTAGACAAGTGCCATCTTTTTGGATGTTCGAGAAATGAGTTATGGACTCCTACGAACACGTATACTAGTATGCGCTACCAAGCCACATGTTATCTTGTTAAACTAATTCAACCACCATGATAATGGATTAACCAACTTTACATGCGATTTGTTTATCGTTTAATAGTTGGTCTTGACAAGGTGAACACCCAACAAGGCCTCCAATAGGGTAAGGCAAAACCTGACATATGGCATATTATTACTGGACAATATTAACTTTTTGAAATAAAATGCGACGGGATGATAGTTTAAGTATCAAAATAGAAGATAAGTATACTTCAAAATATTAAGCCTTGCAAGGCTCCATTTTAGTTTAAAGACATACAAATAAAGAGAAGAAATAAATAAGTTCAACACAAACCTGCAGTTTTGGTATCATTATTGAACTAATCCATAGTTGAATGAGCAACAAACATGATAATAAGAATTGTCCTTTTCGAGCACCTATAGACCCTCAAGGTGCATCTCATTTGGTTCGAACTAGAGATCTCTTCCTCAAGAGTCCTTTTACTAACATGTATACTGATTGAGCTAGTAAGTGCTTCAAGGAAAATAATCTTCCCTCTTTGTCACCTTAATTTATAGAACAACAATAAAGGCCATGCATCATATCAACATGTAAGGCCTAGATAAGGGTATATAGCAGGTAATATTATAGGCAATGCCTGAAAGCAATAATAACAAAAACAACTGCTGTAATTGGTTCAGTTATTACAAAGTGCTTTTTAATATGGTACGGTCAGATTAAATCTTAATAGCTCATGGTATCATGACACAAACAACACAGAAACTAAAGCCTGCTACAATCAAGTACAGCAAAAAGAATTGCACAAAAGGTTCGACATCCTCGTCTTCTTTTATCGCTGTTTGCTTCAGTCCTTTGTCTTGGGTTCCTTTATAAATCAAAGCAAATGATTCACAGTTTCAAATCATAGACAAGGCAAGCAACTCCTAGATGTACTTAAAAGCAAGACTTTTCAGCCAAACCGGTTCTGAGTTATAGCCATTGGAGTATACCCAAAAGAAAAGTTGAGTAGAAAATTTTCTCACCTTGGTACAAACGTAGATGTAATGGACGTCAGGGTTTTTTCCAAGTACATCTTCCACCGAGCTTCCACTCTCATCCAACAGAATTGGGTCTGTCAATGCCCTTGTTGGCTGTTCGGAACTTCCTTCTGCTCCAAATTTCGCTGCATGATAAAGAGCTAGATTAGAACTATGTCATTCATGCCAGGCTACTATACATGGAGGATGAAACTAGTTTTACAGGCTTCAAGAATCTAGTTACTCTCACGAATCATGTTCTTATTCTGGAGTGATTTATGCTGTACAGTAAGATAAATAGAAATATTTGCTGTTCTACTTATGTCAAGAGAGAAAATAAACACAGCACTCTtctaaaacattcatttcatagGAAGCATAAGGGAATATGCGATCTTATGCATCTTAATGGTTAACTAGATTCAAAAGTCACTCTTCCTTTTCGTTCAAATCAACTAAGTAATTCTAcgccattttcttttatttgtctAAGCATCATCATTCCTTAATAAGCTCGTTACATCTTGTGACAACTCAGCAGTATATGGTCAGCACCTGAGATTCTCAATTTGGGGTCTCAAGTTCAAACCTCAGGCAGAGAGGTGAAGATTATGGGATGGGAGATGGTTACCTACAATAAGAAACCCGATGCCTACCTAGGCCATCTGTTATATATTTGAAGTAATTACTTTACATGCTCTATAATATTCAAGTGATTGCAAATGACATTATCAATTCTAGGAAAGATCTGATCATTCAGCTGTCACAAGTCAGTACCACCTAACCCCATAACAAAAGGATTATGGCAAGCGTACAAAGTATTccacataaaaaaatgaaaagtataAGGTATTGACAACATAGTAACCAGAATGGGAATTCAATCAACCTATCACATGCAGTTTTATGCTCCACATGCACGATTCTTTCAGCAAGCCAAGGCGATATACTGGAGCTCCATATGTAATCTGCAGCACTTGCAAGAACAGTTAGGGAAAAAAAATATCTGTACATACAGAGAGATTGCAATCTGAATGGGGGAAAATGCAAATAACTCAAAATCCATGCCACACAAGCAGaacaaatattttatgcaaaaggAATAAAAGGTGAGTAAAGTTACCAGAATATAGACTCCTTTATCCTTGAGGACCCTATAGTGTGTTATCAACTGCTTCAATATATGGTGAACAGATCAAGAAAACCCATAAAAAGAAATTTCTAATGTAGACAAGTCTAATAAACTATGTTGCTCAGACTCGAAGCACCAAATCCAAAACGTGGATATGGGAGGTTCCTTGGAAAGACTTGGAAATATCTAACCATATCCGACACTAACACCCGAGTCCAAGTATCATAGCTAGTTACTTTTAATGATTATTATACCTCCAGACTTCCCCAAGCATTTGAGTAGCATTCTGTCTAGAATTATTCCCACACTGCACAAAAAAGTTTCCCATCAGCTTATTATTGTCAAATCAGATCTCAAGAAGAACATATATAAGCCACAAATTCATAAACACTCACCAAGATAGAATCAAGGGTCCCTGAAAAAAATCACCATTTAACAAATGAAAATCAGTAATGTTTAAggccaaaaataatttaattaacgaaataaaaacaaaaagccAACACCTTTATCAATAACTGCTGCAAAGGAACCAGCTTGAAAAGGACTCATATCTCGTACATCCAATTTAATatctataaaaaaagaaaaagaaagaaaaatttgtcaaaaaaaaaaattcatttccgcgtattttattttgatttgaataaaGAACTCAAGCTATGAATACATTTTAGCTGCTGACAATTAGAGTACTTGGTTTGCATAGCTTCAATAACCACAGATGATATATCAACGTTAACAACATCCTCGTACCCATCGTTCACCATGTCTTCACTAAACactacaacaacaacaaaaaaatgcAGAGATTTGGTACATAAAACCAAGAGATCTGAAAAAGGGTATGCATTGATTTTGTAGAGGAGTAGGTACCTGAGTTGCCACAGCCGACAACGAGAATGCGTTCATGGCGGTGGGGCACATAAAGGTGAATAAGAGATGCTAAGGCAGGGTATTTTTGGTACCAATCAAAAGGAGCTGATTCATGGGCATAGCGGTTATCCCAGTACCATGGCTCACCGTATGCTTGAGATGATGGTGTACCCAAggtcatcttcttctttttttctgcaactcggtttatgATATATGTTTGTTGAATTGTAATGAGATTTGGGTTATGGAGTTTATTGCAAAAAAATGTTGGCAGTTTCGGAGTTGGTGAAATAAATCAGGTTGTCTCGCAGGTACACCGTGTGGAGCTTTTTCTTTTGTTGGGATTTGGCCAtgtttatcatcaaacatcaaagtaCTATGTATCTCTCTCTTACCAACACGTGTGTTTGTTTTAATCCACCCGATTAGGAACTTATTAAGGGttatttaatcataattattattaataatcttTTTTATTCATTGTCTTGAACTAACATTTTGGTCGTGTGTTTGTGAGAATCACAACAGGCTTTTTTTGCTTCACCATGTTTTTATGATAGGAAAAAAAAGACAGACAGGGATAAAATATATGCTATGAATATTTCATTCTTGAAAAGGACAGTATCAATAACCATTGAAGTTTAGTTGCATAACCTGCTTGGTTATGCTATATGTCTGTATGCACGTCGGCAGAATATGTCAGCTGACCCGGCGAACATAAATTGGaattgtctttttcttttgtacATAAGTCTCTCGAAGTTTTGTTACCCTCAAACTACATATAAGTGTATGTTTAGACATTAACTCAAtcacaacaaataaataaattctcTCTACAGAATGGATGACAATTGATCTAGCTGCACTTGTAGGTGCCCAAAGCAGACAATTTTTGCTCATGCTTAGGACAAGACTTATGTTTTGCGGGTCAAGTTAGATcgtgacaaaataaaaaaaaattggaataaaagttgagaaaacaagtgagctcTTTCTTATAGGCTATAAACTAAATAAGTAAGCCCTTAAAGTTGGTTTTGAACCCATAAATTTTCAGGTTTtgaaggagcattaaagtccCATAGATAGAATCAATTAAAGGATTACGAGAAATAACTTGTAAGCAAACAATACCATTAATGGTTTCTGATCCTTTTACgaggcaaaagccaaaaagcccaAAGAGGAGCATCATAATAGCCGAAAACAAAAGCAAACGGTAGTTCAAAATGGAATGCCTGTTATATCAACAGTAGAAAGGGGGTGGGGGTGAAGGATGAGAATGGGAACAACAAACACCTGTTGgctcaaataaaaaattgatatttaaaatgaAATCGAGTATGTATTAAACTTGTAATTGTAAAAAAGCAAGTCATTAGACATATATGCACGTAAGAATTTTCAAACAACCATTTTTGCCCTGCTCTCATTTCAATGGATTGCAGAACCTGCAAGTAAAATAAAATGGTCATGGTATATTCTCTAAAAGCTTTTACTTCAAATTTTAATTGCTTCTTtggttttggaaaataaatttCGATTGCTTGATACTCCATCTTTCATTAAGCAAGTTGAGAATAATAACAGCTTGTTGATTTATCACAACATTCCTCTCTAAGCCAAGGATGAGATTCTgttttacatatatacatacagaTACATAGCAAATTAGCTGTATTTCTAAAGAAAATTGTATCCAAAAATTTGTTGCCATGGCAAACTTGGTCTATAGTAACCTAGAAGGTAGGTATCCTTTTGTGCATGCCTGGTTTAGTGTTTTTATGAGCTAATTATAAGCTTGTTCTCATTGCAGAAGTTGGAAGATGTATATCAGAAGCAGCACCTAGACATTACATAATAAAGATCATGTCATTTTCTTTACTTGCAAAGACTGGCATAGACAAGTATGAATCTGGAGAGTTTGAAGCTGGTGGATACAAATGGTATCATTAATTTCTTCAAAACCGTGTATGTTTATTAGCTTAATTAGCCTTCTTTTAATTTGTGTATGGTCACAGGAAACTGGTGCTGTACCCACATGGAAACAAGAGTAGAAATGTAAAAGAGCACCTTTCTCTCTACTTGGTTTTTGCAGATGTTGCTTCTCTGATTCGTCTTGATTCGGAAGTCCACGCTGTTTTCCGGTTTTTCCTGCTTGATCAGACCAAGGACAATTACTTGGTAGTTCATGGTATTATATTTTCCTTCCAAACAACATTACTGTTTTTATTGATATTTGCAATGAACAACTATTTCAGAAATATAGGTGGAATGGAGATGCTTTAAAAGAGAATTTTTTACCTCTGATTTTGATGCCTAGATGCCGCGGGAAAAGAAAGGCCGTTTCATAGATCAATGCATCAGTGGGGATTTGATCAGTTGATACCAATTAGAAGTTTTAATGATGTTGGCAATGGATACCTACTGGATGACAGTTGTGTGTTTGGAGCTGAAGTGTTTGTTACCAAGGAAATGAGCTCAGGGAAAGGAGAATGCTTATCAATGATAAAGGATGCCTTAAGTTCCAAGCATCTTTGGAAGATTGAAAACTTTTCCAATTTAGATTCAGAGTACAATGAATCACAACAATTCTTTGCTGCCAATCATAAATGGTATATATCCACTTTATCTCCTACTCCTCTATGATATCTGTTAGAGCATATCGTGGTGATAAAAGGAGCACCTTCAAGGTTTTGTCTCTCTCGGCTCTAAAGAGAGCTTAAGGGTGTCTCTTGATGCTTGAACAGGCAAAACCATGACTAAAGAAAAGCAATCACATGAGGACAAAACCTTGAGGGTGCGCCGGTTCTTCAACAACACCCAAAGAGGACGATACCTTCATATTATCTGTGAGATATGCTGTAACGATATTCTAAGATTTTAATTGCAATTTCAAGGGGATTTTGTTCACCTTTATGATGCAGGAAAATACATCTTTTTCCCAGAGGAAGACGGCATGAATTAGGCACTCATATCTCCATGTATTTGGCTTTAGCAGATTCTGCCACACTTTTGGATGGTTCTAAAATATTTGCAGAGTTCACCTTGCGTATTCTGGACCAACAGCAGAGCAGGCACATTGCTGGAAAAGGTATAAAAAGCTCAAATCATCTGTAAATAACATTCACTAAAATCCTTacaaaaatgaaaatcaaatgtACATTAGAAAGCATAATATTTTCATTTCTGTTGCAGTTAGTCACTGGTTTAGTAGCTCAAGCCAAGAAAGTgggtttgaaaattttgtttctCTGGCTTATTTCTATCATGCAAGTAGTGGGTGCCTAGTGAAAGATATATGCATGGTGGAAGCTGAGGTGACTGTCCACGCCGTTTCCAATACATTGTAACTAATGTTTTGCTATAATTAAACTCAGGGCTCGCATTAGACACTCGTGACCGAAGCATATCTAGACACGAGTGAAGGTATACAATCTTTCCTCGCATAACTGTATCAAACAATGTGCAGTGCCAATATGATACATAAAAAAGGAAACATAAATATGCAAATACAAGTCatataaacattttatatttaaatatagttacATCATTTACAGATCAATAGGGTGAATTGAACTATAAACAATTACAACAACACATacatagatatgtatatatatttgccAATGTTTTACATTGAAGATTAAAGATGCAGAGGAGAGTTTAGCCAAAAGTTTCCTCAGTGCTGTAACACATGTAGAGAAACCCATCATCATCTTTGAAAGAATTATAGACACACCCCATGAGACTTACTGCGTAGttgagataaaaagaaaaaatgggtCAGCAAGTTCTTGTTTAATGAATCAATTAGTAAGAATCATCCATGAGAGAAATGCAGATGGTTTTTTAACCTGATTGAGGTAATGTATTGTGCACAAAAACAAAGTGAGCTTTTCCAGGACTCAAATGTAGCCTGCTACTTAAAATGTGAATGAACTGACCCACCAACATGTCTCGAGGAACCAGGAACCTTGAGAGCCAAGAAAAAAGGAGAGTTAAAAGAAaccaattaataatatttaccaAGTTTTATtaacttcatatatatatatatataatgagaataaaaggaaaaagaaaacaatacaTATTCTTCTCTATATCTGGGAGGTCTGTCCTTGAATACCTTTCAATGATCACCTGGAATATAAACAAACATATAATAGACAGACAAAAAAAAGTGATCACTAACCACCATTTATGGTTGAGGCTGACACAATGTTTGAGCCTATAGCTGTAATTAGCAGGTTAATAACTCAAAAATAAAGTGACCAAAATTTATTACATCCAAGAAAACCCTTTTCAGACCAAAATTTGATTAATCAGATACTGTAATAGAAAAGATCATATTGCAATTCATATgcctaatattttttaataacaattagGAACCTTGGCCCCCTTAGTATAGGCAAACTACACTTCTAGCCTCTTCTAAAaattattaacttaatttaaGCCCTTTAGCCccttaaataaatgttaaaattccATTTTTGGCTATtccaaaaatttaataatttaatttaagtttttttaacaattttttttaaaacttttatcatccaaaattttataattttatctcagCCTCAACATAAAAATTTCTcctatataaataaaataataaaaaaaatcaatgaaattAGAGATGCTGGTGATTAAATTTACAGGAATTCGATCTGGGTATTTGGCTAATATAGTTTTTGATTCTTCCAGTCGTTGCTCTGCAAATGCAAATGcataacaaaacaaaaacaaaaaaccataatcataatcataatcTATCAAAGGCAAAGAAAAAGGTACTGAAAATATTTACCTAGTGATTGCTCCTTTAGAAAAGGCTGACGCTTCACCATTGTTATGTCTTTTGAGAAACCAGAGTTTTTTCTGAGTAAGACAACAACAACAGAAAAAAACCGAAGGAGAAAATGTGGCCTTTCTAGGTAGACATTTCAACCTAAGAGAGGACCTGTCTCATTGTGTTTTGAGACCTGTTTCAACCAGGCTGTTAAGATGTTAGTTTCGAGGATGTTATTAATGTCGGTACCCAAAAGAAACAATGGTAAATAAAGTATAAAAGATTTATTCGACTAAAGAAGTAGTTAGAACCATTTTGCCTGGTTGTCTGATTAATGTATAAAAAAGACAATAAAAGAAACGGTTGGGTGATGGTGAGATGTGTCGGCGGCATAATTCCGGCTTCCTTTAGTAGCTCCTTTATGTCATTAACATTGACGATTAAAATGGCAATGTTTCATGAGTTTGTGGCTGGTTAAAGCCTCTCTTCTTCTTCTAAATCTCTGTTAAGGAAGGCCATTCAACATTTATCTCTAACTAGGTTTAACTTTGCCACATGTGTCCTATAGGTTTGTGAAAATCCCTTGGCAGGGCAACAATGTTTGGATCAGCCCATTAAAGTTTATGAGTCTCATGTGGGTTACCATTTCGATGTGGGCAGCAGGAGAGATTAGATATTTAGATCCCACTAATAAAATATCTCAACTTGGTAGGTGATGATTCTTCATATAATATCTTAGTGAATTAgtattaattcatttcatattatatttatatattgtttttttaaatgtaaattaaGAATATATGATAAAATCTCAACCGAGttgtgaaattaaagaattatacTACCAGTGTACGaaaattatcttttatttatagcatttttttattaattttgtatattctttatatAGGAcgcataattttaattttgatatttttatgttattttaattaattttattttaatacatgTTGAAACTTGAAAGTGGTTTTATGCTatactcattttattattttattcatttctaaAATATTATGTGCAATCTATCAAATTAGTTGAATTATTCGTTCGATTTTCACGACATTATGAAAAGTGTTTTGTGATAGGATATATAGTTGGTAATGCAAAAAAGTGagaaatgcataaaaaaattatagtgtgaaaaaaaaataattagaaatttaatataacttaattattaaggatttatatttaatataataacaatattaataagcTAAATAATATCaccaactaaaaaaaataaaactaaattcatttatctttatttttaataacatACCATCATTTGATTGGTTGAAAATGCATTATAATACGtcaaatattaacataattaGTAATGGCAATATTGATTGAATTCCGTTTATTAGGAATGATAGGGGAGAGTaatggtgggtttggatgggcgattgggtgcggtgcggtgcgtttagcttactttttctctcacgctacagtatccctacagtatctaatctcaccgctaccgctgtttttacactaaccacaaataaacgcaccacccatccaaactcaccctaagagGGAATTGAAATAAGCTAGAGtttatacatgtgtatatttGCCTTCAACAACaaattaaatctaataattaaaaaataaggaTTGAAATTGATGtgtcaaaataaacaaaataatctcTCTCCCTCCTTTCAATGTTTATTTAATGATTTATAATAAGATAATATATCAAATCAGGTAATATAAGATATGTGTTTATCTAATGTCAAGTCTTCTTGTTTAGTATACCTAccaactctttttttcttttttttttctctctctttagGAAGGCTTTTATCATGCCACACCTTCAAGCTTTTCaatcaaaatggtaaatttatatattatgtctTAAATATTTTAGATTATCATATTTCAATCCAGTACTGTCAACTGATCAGGTGgcatttcataaaaaattttatttttaaaatttaatgtgacTGGTGGCTGAAGGGAGGAGTGCCTCTGATTGGTTAGATGACACTGATTTTTTACTTTAACTCTTGCCtaaattcgtaaatattattacttttatctcatttcagtatttatttaattattttacactattttagtaaaaaaacacTTTAATAGCATATGGgtaaagtagatgatgctttgtGTGTCTTCGGTTAATTATGTTGTTCCTTTTAATGGTAATGAGCTTGGATTTATTGTTTCTTGTTTATTTTGTACAttgaataattcaattatatGATGCAAAAAGCTTAAATGAGGAAGGTGTTGTATGGAATCTCTATTTGTCGAGAAAATTCGATAGTTTCCTATTTATTATTTGCTATTTGctgatgaaatttttttttatcttttgaattAGTATTTATATGTTAATTACATTCATCATATTTTATCCATATAAAATGGAACTAAATAAAAAGTAACACAAATTAAAGTTAGGAGTAATCCATGAATGTACCTATGTGTgtgtttgtttatattaataaaaccaAATGTATGATGAGTTTTGATATTGCAAGTGATATGGTTGTTAGAATTTCCAAGGAGGTATTGGAATGTGACCTGATTCTTGGAGAAAATTAAAACTGCTGTCATTATCTCTCACCAACCCACCATGCCATTCCTAAACCAAACCATTCATTGcacaaaaggttttttttttaacccATGCCTTGgtgcatcatcatcattatttaatttaaaattattttatattattaataaacttaaaatgtataaaaaaattaaaaaatggaaaGAGGTATATAAAGTTGTTGGAAATTGaaaattggaataaaattttttattatttagaatgtaaaataaaataatatttgatgcatCATTAGTGTATAAGTATTATACATTATCAatgaataataatagtatatatcattattaaattaaataaaaattatggagaatttataaataaatacaaataattttatttaaatataattaaacattaaacgtaactattataaaaaaatattagcaaCACCTAGATTTagtatattgaatttaaatatgtttaaataaagttattaatatttatttataagtcttttactatttttattatatttaatgatGAGCTGTCATGTTATTATTTACCAATAGTACAAGGAATTTATGTAacgataatatattaaatatttttgttttataattttattgatccaaaattgaactatttaaattaatatagatAGATTTATTgttactgattttttttttaaattacactaaaagaaatacaaaactatcttatattcttaaattatattttcaaaaatgaatatgtgatttttattaatagtaaacttaaaaaataaacttCAACCCATTAATAATTCCACATCATGCAAAACCCAAGAGGTAGGAgaaaggaaaaatatatattatataaaaaaggtaaactataaaaatagttatttttgtttgctTCAgattttacgttttagtcacttacattattgttttgttataaagtgatcaCTCTACTCTTAAGCTCTGTTACCTCCTTGACGTCGGTCtcacgtggcagtccaaatgagttttaaataccaacTTAGATGTCCTAAGTGGTAgtccaaattaaaattatttaattaaaaacctattttcttcCCAGCAActagacatccaagttggcatttaaaattcatttggactgccacgtaggactaTTGTTAGGGATGTAACGGAGTTTAACGGTAGGGTGACGACAACTTCACaacaaaacaataacgtaagtggctaaaacataatatttcaaacataagtgattaaaagtgtaatctgagacaaacaaaagtgactatttttatactttaccctatataaaattatatttataaaagatatgttgaattgaaccaattatatttaatttattataagtagtattttttataaaatggtgctgtaataatatataattttaaaatatgacatTGAAGTCATTTTCGAATTGACTAGTAACATGAAGAAAAGTGTAGCGTTCAGTTTGAATTCAAAGTGGGGTGGTATTGGTAATTTGGTTTGGTATAATAGTAACTAGATTTTGACGCATGTGAAATGCATTcttcaaattaaa contains the following coding sequences:
- the LOC107910535 gene encoding autophagy-related protein 8i, which encodes MVKRQPFLKEQSLEQRLEESKTILAKYPDRIPVIIERYSRTDLPDIEKNMFLVPRDMLVGQFIHILSSRLHLSPGKAHFVFVHNTLPQSVSLMGCVYNSFKDDDGFLYMCYSTEETFG
- the LOC107910534 gene encoding EEF1A lysine methyltransferase 4; the protein is MTLGTPSSQAYGEPWYWDNRYAHESAPFDWYQKYPALASLIHLYVPHRHERILVVGCGNSVFSEDMVNDGYEDVVNVDISSVVIEAMQTKYSNCQQLKYIKLDVRDMSPFQAGSFAAVIDKGTLDSILCGNNSRQNATQMLGEVWRVLKDKGVYILITYGAPVYRLGLLKESCMWSIKLHVIAKFGAEGSSEQPTRALTDPILLDESGSSVEDVLGKNPDVHYIYVCTKEPKTKD
- the LOC107910532 gene encoding BTB/POZ and MATH domain-containing protein 6, translating into MANLVYSNLEEVGRCISEAAPRHYIIKIMSFSLLAKTGIDKYESGEFEAGGYKWKLVLYPHGNKSRNVKEHLSLYLVFADVASLIRLDSEVHAVFRFFLLDQTKDNYLVVHDAAGKERPFHRSMHQWGFDQLIPIRSFNDVGNGYLLDDSCVFGAEVFVTKEMSSGKGECLSMIKDALSSKHLWKIENFSNLDSEYNESQQFFAANHKWKIHLFPRGRRHELGTHISMYLALADSATLLDGSKIFAEFTLRILDQQQSRHIAGKVSHWFSSSSQESGFENFVSLAYFYHASSGCLVKDICMVEAEVTVHAVSNTL